In Helicobacter bilis, a genomic segment contains:
- the purQ gene encoding phosphoribosylformylglycinamidine synthase subunit PurQ translates to MVAILHFLGTNCQYDVANFYTRQGIENTLIWHTESTLPKETKLAVIAGGFSYGDYLRCGAIAAQSQSMKALKRYVENGGRVLGICNGFQILCESKLLPGVLMRNKDLKFISKNALLRVKAKDNAMLKDYGENEEFMLPIAHAEGNYQIDSKGLETLYNNNQVLLQYADDINGSVDKIAGICNKEHNVFGLMPHPERAVHKKSINTDSLDNSSQNAMGIAMLHSLYNEA, encoded by the coding sequence ATGGTAGCGATTTTGCATTTTTTAGGGACAAATTGCCAATATGATGTTGCGAACTTTTACACAAGACAGGGTATAGAAAATACGCTTATATGGCACACAGAAAGCACTTTGCCAAAAGAGACGAAGTTAGCCGTTATTGCAGGTGGGTTTAGCTATGGCGACTATCTTAGATGTGGGGCAATAGCCGCTCAATCTCAAAGCATGAAAGCATTAAAGCGATATGTGGAGAATGGGGGTAGGGTACTTGGCATTTGCAATGGATTTCAGATTCTATGTGAATCAAAGCTTTTGCCCGGCGTGCTTATGCGGAATAAAGACTTAAAATTTATCTCTAAAAATGCCCTTTTGCGTGTAAAAGCAAAAGATAATGCTATGCTTAAAGACTATGGGGAAAATGAAGAATTTATGCTGCCTATAGCACACGCAGAGGGGAATTATCAAATAGATTCTAAAGGCTTAGAAACACTATATAATAATAATCAAGTGTTGCTGCAATACGCTGATGATATAAATGGCAGTGTGGATAAAATCGCTGGAATCTGCAATAAAGAACACAATGTCTTCGGGCTTATGCCACACCCTGAAAGAGCGGTGCATAAGAAGTCAATTAACACAGATTCGCTAGATAACTCAAGCCAAAATGCTATGGGTATAGCCATGCTTCATTCACTCTATAATGAAGCATAA
- a CDS encoding tetratricopeptide repeat protein, producing MMMKKRIFLLALISFSLCVYAADEEQAETRAAQPKAQQNTGNSGKSPVTNVPANGGYDLRDPRYYGGQYNMQGGYYPQQYYAPYGGYYRYDPYDPRTYERYYDPYDPRTYEKYYYGNNFYYPVPSYPTPSIPQTIPSYGQGQPVYNGDEEKPQAPSVVPSQNQAWFDEGGGNQIQIAPTPPSDIAISYAPRVPPMPYTPNNINIVQPSYNFPKPDNSPTENALADPKSASATLNAGVEAARKGDYKQALSMFNTACDQGNPAGCFGVGVMFMYGAGVQSDTQKAIKYYQKGCAGGDPTACANLGMIYDEAPNMGNNKQKAAEMYMTGCAGGDVDACNNIGWAYANGSGVPKDLNKALQYYRFACDAGSQLGCYNLGLLNNASSAYGINNANMNPADLNYVACNAGDIVGCANLGYIYAQGLEGAPINYGLAAQYFNTACMGGVASSCNNLGVLYEQGRGITQNAGQALQMYSLACEAGLQNGCDNYRNLKKKVGG from the coding sequence ATGATGATGAAAAAAAGGATATTTTTACTCGCTTTAATTAGCTTTTCTCTTTGCGTGTATGCTGCTGATGAAGAGCAGGCAGAGACAAGAGCCGCACAACCAAAAGCACAGCAAAATACGGGCAATTCGGGGAAAAGCCCTGTAACAAATGTGCCTGCAAATGGCGGCTATGACTTACGCGATCCAAGATATTATGGCGGACAATACAATATGCAAGGCGGATATTATCCACAGCAATATTATGCACCTTATGGTGGCTACTATCGCTATGATCCTTATGATCCAAGGACTTATGAGCGATATTATGACCCTTATGATCCACGAACCTATGAGAAATACTATTATGGCAATAACTTCTATTATCCTGTGCCTTCATATCCTACGCCCTCGATTCCACAAACTATACCAAGCTATGGTCAAGGGCAACCTGTGTATAATGGCGATGAAGAGAAACCACAAGCCCCAAGTGTTGTGCCAAGCCAAAATCAAGCATGGTTTGATGAAGGCGGTGGGAATCAGATTCAAATCGCACCAACGCCGCCAAGTGATATTGCTATAAGCTATGCACCGCGTGTGCCACCAATGCCTTATACACCAAATAACATTAATATCGTGCAACCAAGCTATAATTTCCCTAAGCCAGATAATAGTCCAACAGAAAACGCACTGGCAGATCCAAAAAGTGCAAGTGCTACACTAAATGCAGGGGTTGAGGCGGCAAGAAAGGGCGATTATAAACAAGCTTTGAGTATGTTTAATACTGCATGTGATCAAGGTAATCCTGCAGGCTGCTTTGGTGTGGGTGTAATGTTTATGTATGGGGCTGGAGTGCAGAGTGATACACAAAAGGCGATTAAATACTATCAAAAAGGCTGTGCTGGTGGCGATCCAACTGCATGTGCGAATCTTGGTATGATTTATGATGAAGCACCAAATATGGGGAATAATAAGCAAAAAGCTGCAGAAATGTATATGACAGGCTGTGCTGGTGGTGATGTCGATGCGTGTAATAATATCGGCTGGGCGTATGCAAATGGCTCGGGTGTGCCAAAAGATTTGAATAAAGCCTTGCAATACTATCGCTTTGCGTGTGATGCAGGTAGTCAGCTAGGCTGCTATAATCTAGGCTTACTCAATAATGCAAGTAGCGCGTATGGAATCAATAACGCAAATATGAATCCAGCGGATTTAAACTATGTAGCATGTAATGCAGGGGATATTGTAGGCTGTGCAAATCTTGGTTATATTTACGCACAAGGGCTTGAGGGTGCGCCGATTAACTATGGACTTGCGGCACAATATTTTAATACCGCATGTATGGGCGGTGTAGCAAGTAGCTGTAATAATCTAGGTGTTTTATACGAGCAGGGCAGGGGCATTACACAAAATGCAGGACAAGCTTTGCAAATGTATAGCCTTGCATGTGAAGCAGGACTACAAAATGGCTGTGATAATTACAGAAATCTAAAGAAAAAGGTTGGGGGATAA
- a CDS encoding bifunctional anthranilate synthase component II/anthranilate phosphoribosyltransferase — translation MILLIDNYDSFTYNIYQLVAKLGFSVIVKRNDAIDIETIRMLKPTHIILGPGPNSPKDSRICLDIITQLKGEYPILGICLGHEAILYAFDVPIVNAKNIVHGKVSPLTHTEDGIFTNIPQHVQITRYHSLVAKREQIPDCFHINAVSDDGEVMAVTHKQYPLFGLQFHPESIGTQYGEKMILNFIHYKRRSIPIKLYLQKLAHLENLSFVESYDLMECIAENDLTPAQLGSLITSFYHKGPSGEELAAFASLLISKAKHFEIQDSKRIDIVGTGGSARKTFNVSTTTALLLASMGLKVAKHGNRGITSKSGSADLLTNLGININMDMQTCKACYENLGITFLFAPNIHNALKHVQGVRKELGFKSFFNLLGPLSNPLRPTHQLIGVFSKDYTELLANALKILGVERAMVVHGLDGIDEISLCAATQVSELKDGEIHTYIFSPQKLGIELANHAELRGGDVAMNAEITLDILSGKASKKADLVALNAGASLYIYGYADSIEAGFHLAREHLQSKKALNLLESFRLQSNISQSNMKNE, via the coding sequence GTGATACTTTTAATTGATAATTATGATTCTTTTACATATAATATCTATCAGCTTGTAGCAAAGCTAGGCTTTAGTGTCATTGTGAAACGCAACGATGCTATTGATATTGAAACAATCCGCATGTTAAAACCCACACATATCATACTAGGACCGGGACCTAATAGCCCTAAAGATTCTAGAATCTGCCTTGATATTATTACGCAGTTAAAAGGTGAATATCCTATTCTTGGTATCTGTCTTGGACATGAAGCCATTTTGTATGCCTTTGATGTGCCTATTGTCAATGCAAAAAATATAGTGCATGGCAAGGTATCTCCACTCACACACACAGAAGATGGAATCTTTACAAATATCCCCCAGCATGTCCAAATCACTCGCTATCACTCTTTAGTCGCTAAAAGAGAGCAAATACCAGATTGCTTTCACATTAATGCTGTGAGTGATGATGGCGAAGTTATGGCGGTAACACACAAGCAATATCCACTTTTTGGCTTACAATTTCACCCAGAATCTATTGGCACACAATATGGCGAAAAGATGATTCTAAACTTCATTCACTACAAAAGGCGAAGCATACCTATAAAGCTTTACCTGCAAAAATTAGCCCATTTAGAGAATCTAAGCTTTGTAGAAAGCTATGATTTAATGGAGTGTATCGCAGAAAACGATCTCACACCAGCACAACTTGGCAGCCTTATCACAAGCTTTTATCACAAAGGACCAAGCGGGGAAGAACTTGCGGCATTTGCAAGTCTTCTCATATCAAAGGCAAAGCATTTTGAAATACAAGATTCTAAACGCATTGATATTGTCGGCACGGGTGGGAGTGCGAGAAAAACTTTTAATGTTTCAACGACAACTGCCCTATTGTTAGCAAGTATGGGCTTAAAAGTCGCAAAGCATGGCAATCGCGGTATTACAAGTAAAAGTGGGAGTGCAGACTTACTCACAAATCTAGGCATTAATATCAATATGGATATGCAGACTTGCAAGGCATGTTATGAGAATCTTGGCATTACTTTCCTTTTTGCACCAAATATCCATAACGCCCTAAAACATGTGCAAGGTGTGCGTAAAGAGCTAGGCTTTAAAAGCTTTTTTAACTTACTTGGTCCTTTAAGTAATCCATTGCGACCCACACATCAGCTTATAGGTGTGTTTAGCAAAGATTATACAGAACTTCTTGCAAATGCCCTAAAGATTCTAGGCGTTGAAAGGGCAATGGTCGTGCATGGGCTAGATGGTATTGATGAGATAAGTCTTTGTGCAGCAACACAAGTTAGTGAGCTAAAAGATGGAGAGATTCACACTTATATTTTCTCACCGCAAAAGCTAGGTATAGAACTCGCCAATCACGCAGAATTACGCGGTGGCGATGTCGCTATGAATGCAGAAATCACACTTGATATACTAAGCGGTAAAGCAAGTAAAAAAGCAGATTTAGTCGCTCTAAATGCAGGTGCAAGTCTTTATATCTATGGCTATGCTGATAGCATTGAAGCTGGATTTCATTTAGCAAGAGAGCATTTACAAAGCAAAAAAGCATTAAATCTTTTAGAATCTTTTCGCTTGCAAAGTAACATATCGCAAAGTAATATGAAAAACGAGTAA
- a CDS encoding YebC/PmpR family DNA-binding transcriptional regulator — protein sequence MGRAFEYRRAAKEKRWGKMSKIFPKLATAITIAAKEGGLDPEMNAKLRTAIANAKAQNMPKDNIDAAIKRASGKDGHFEEVSYEGKAANGVLIFIECATDNPTRTVANIKSYFNKTPNASLLTNGAIDFMFERKGEFQITLNDDNVDEVELALIDCGLDLLEKNEEENSYTAYSKYEDFGTLALGLENLNIEVKSAKLVRIPTSPITLTEEQMQELDKLLDKIEDDDDVQAVYTNLA from the coding sequence ATGGGTAGAGCGTTTGAATATCGTAGAGCTGCAAAAGAAAAGCGATGGGGCAAAATGAGTAAAATCTTTCCAAAGCTTGCGACAGCAATCACAATCGCCGCAAAAGAGGGCGGACTAGACCCAGAAATGAATGCAAAATTACGCACGGCTATCGCTAATGCAAAGGCACAAAACATGCCAAAAGATAATATCGATGCGGCAATCAAGCGTGCAAGTGGCAAGGACGGACATTTTGAGGAAGTAAGCTACGAGGGCAAAGCCGCAAATGGTGTGCTTATATTTATAGAATGTGCGACTGATAATCCAACAAGAACGGTCGCAAACATAAAAAGCTATTTCAACAAAACGCCAAATGCAAGCTTGCTTACAAATGGGGCGATTGACTTTATGTTTGAGAGAAAGGGCGAGTTTCAAATCACTTTAAATGATGATAATGTTGATGAAGTAGAGTTAGCACTCATCGACTGCGGACTTGATTTATTAGAAAAAAATGAAGAAGAAAATAGCTATACAGCATATTCTAAATATGAAGATTTTGGGACATTAGCACTTGGTTTAGAGAATCTAAATATTGAAGTAAAGTCCGCAAAACTTGTAAGAATCCCAACAAGCCCCATAACCCTTACAGAAGAGCAAATGCAAGAACTTGATAAACTGCTCGATAAAATCGAAGATGATGATGATGTGCAAGCGGTTTATACAAACCTTGCGTAA
- the dapE gene encoding succinyl-diaminopimelate desuccinylase, with the protein MALEILKKLIQYPTITPLEHGIYEYIQTLLPSFQALYIEKGGVKNVLFYKIPKGYDEKSAWDRLKHFCFAGHIDVVKPGGGAVVPKDIHDTQDSEQNKGEWSYPPFTPTIHDGYIYGRGTQDMKGGIACFIKALQDFISENETQMIFSVLLTSDEEGEGIYGTQYMLEILKEKGMLPTYAIVAEPTSTKFAGDTIKVGRRGSINGVIKILGKQGHVAYPEKCINPVELLGSKLGLLAGVNLDSGDCVFSASKLVITDIRGGIEAVNVTPNDLVIMFNVRNSTMTTLESVKSHVDSVLNGLPYTLELKQSSKSFHTKDSVLITLLQDSIHEVAQIQADLSTSGGTSDARFLSEYGVEVVELGLCNDRIHAVDERVSLQDIEQLERIFSVFLKRLLQDGV; encoded by the coding sequence ATGGCATTAGAGATTCTAAAAAAACTTATACAATATCCTACAATCACGCCGCTAGAGCATGGAATCTATGAGTATATACAGACACTTTTACCTTCATTTCAAGCTTTATATATTGAAAAAGGTGGTGTAAAAAATGTGTTGTTTTATAAGATTCCAAAGGGATATGATGAAAAGAGTGCATGGGATAGACTAAAGCATTTTTGCTTTGCAGGGCATATTGATGTGGTAAAGCCCGGTGGCGGGGCAGTTGTGCCAAAGGATATACACGACACACAAGATAGCGAACAAAATAAAGGTGAGTGGAGTTATCCGCCATTTACCCCTACAATACATGATGGCTATATCTATGGTCGTGGCACGCAGGATATGAAAGGTGGTATTGCCTGTTTTATCAAGGCATTGCAAGATTTTATAAGTGAGAATGAAACTCAAATGATTTTTTCTGTGCTTTTAACAAGTGATGAAGAGGGTGAAGGGATCTATGGCACACAATACATGCTAGAAATCCTAAAAGAAAAGGGCATGCTACCTACATACGCCATTGTCGCAGAGCCTACAAGCACGAAGTTTGCGGGGGATACGATAAAGGTTGGCAGACGAGGGTCTATTAATGGTGTGATTAAGATTCTAGGGAAGCAGGGGCATGTCGCCTATCCTGAAAAGTGTATCAATCCAGTGGAGTTACTCGGCAGTAAGCTAGGGCTTTTAGCGGGGGTAAATCTTGATAGTGGAGATTGCGTATTTAGCGCATCAAAGCTTGTGATAACGGATATAAGAGGCGGCATTGAAGCGGTGAATGTAACGCCCAATGATTTAGTCATTATGTTTAATGTGAGAAACTCCACAATGACGACTTTAGAGAGTGTGAAATCGCATGTAGATTCTGTATTGAATGGACTGCCTTACACGCTAGAGCTAAAACAAAGCTCAAAAAGCTTTCATACAAAAGATAGTGTTTTAATCACGCTTTTACAAGATTCTATCCATGAAGTAGCACAAATACAAGCAGATCTTAGCACAAGTGGTGGCACAAGTGATGCAAGATTTTTGAGTGAATATGGCGTAGAAGTGGTAGAGCTTGGCTTATGCAATGATAGAATCCACGCAGTAGATGAAAGGGTGTCTTTGCAAGATATAGAACAATTAGAGAGAATCTTTTCTGTATTTTTGAAGAGATTGTTACAAGATGGGGTGTAG
- a CDS encoding type II secretion system protein, whose product MKKLKWLNVSCVFNKIKHSLCAFKVKPLYSYVKKALNHKFTFSLSCRNAPDSNKTLTDTKLIWNLDPKKLHKIIRYSTGFSMMELLFVLVIIGILASLALPRISFSRNNALSVAIQSDIQTIISSTQEYAITNEFMPQNANPQWLVNYLHLSPQRWVVSGDSLKIAKNGVPDSQNDCLSIRFNQTSALEILFNRSQNSNLCQNLLKNYASDIIIPLHITP is encoded by the coding sequence ATGAAAAAACTAAAATGGCTCAATGTATCTTGTGTATTTAATAAGATTAAACATTCCCTATGTGCTTTTAAAGTAAAACCTCTTTATTCCTATGTGAAAAAAGCTCTAAACCATAAATTCACATTTAGCTTATCATGTCGCAATGCACCAGATTCTAATAAAACCTTGACAGATACAAAGCTAATATGGAATCTAGATCCTAAAAAGCTACATAAAATCATACGATATAGCACAGGTTTTAGCATGATGGAGCTTTTATTTGTGCTTGTGATAATCGGCATATTAGCGAGTCTTGCATTGCCACGCATAAGCTTTTCTCGTAATAATGCCCTAAGTGTTGCTATCCAAAGCGATATACAAACCATTATTTCAAGCACACAAGAATATGCGATTACAAATGAGTTTATGCCGCAAAATGCTAATCCACAATGGCTTGTTAACTACCTGCATTTATCACCACAGCGATGGGTTGTAAGTGGAGATTCTCTAAAAATTGCTAAAAATGGTGTGCCAGATTCTCAAAACGACTGCCTTAGTATTCGCTTTAACCAAACAAGTGCTTTAGAGATTCTATTTAACAGATCTCAAAACTCTAATTTATGTCAGAATCTTTTGAAAAATTATGCAAGTGATATTATCATTCCCCTGCATATTACGCCTTAA
- a CDS encoding N-6 DNA methylase, with amino-acid sequence MKKLLDCFDYLKRYHSDLLDVVSIMLELFIFKRENAKMLEDMIAKSSKRKTIKEDFHAILHNLIGEELYVPISSNANISKILKTLLQSSTELHNITQFLHIISQKRTTNKLYYYSTPREVNDLLALLLDLQDNDEVYNPCYGIGSIFLSLGNLNPNIHLYGEELDERLSNIARLIARFTQIKDYKLYVNDILKQPVFKAGSILRQFNKVICNPPLYAHMGVEQLKGDERFSKIGILAKNYPELVFLTHALAHLKQRGVFIVRNQTLQKSFLEEKLRDKLVKERMIEAVIELPKNIFPHQACDFSVLVISHNNKEILHINANNPHFYTKDGKYNRLRHIDEIANLFKQKKESEFSKITNIKDVKTHDLRASYYLASKMIHTNELLLADMGATIFRGQRVHGGSKDSEITYYDVGIADFSVCGFSTKFSHKKMSGDKQKIQKYRLKPYDILLSLRSIVPKVTILGECIKDHIAVANAGILILRLADKNKAIGLYCYFFSNEGFTHLKRIYEQSGEGMVYINELLASSIPPRYLLEGKKRMQEIESLKHEFESLETKLQDLKQT; translated from the coding sequence GTGAAAAAATTGCTTGATTGTTTTGACTATCTCAAACGCTATCATTCTGATTTGCTTGATGTTGTAAGCATTATGCTTGAGCTTTTTATCTTTAAGAGGGAAAATGCTAAAATGCTAGAAGACATGATTGCAAAATCTAGCAAAAGAAAGACAATTAAAGAAGACTTTCATGCAATATTACACAATCTCATAGGAGAAGAATTATATGTGCCTATAAGCAGTAATGCAAATATCTCTAAGATTCTAAAAACGCTTTTACAAAGTAGCACAGAATTGCATAATATCACGCAATTCCTACATATTATCTCACAGAAACGCACGACAAACAAACTCTATTACTACTCTACACCACGAGAAGTTAATGATTTATTAGCATTATTGCTAGATTTACAAGATAATGATGAGGTATATAATCCATGCTATGGTATTGGCAGTATCTTTTTATCCTTAGGGAATCTTAATCCAAATATCCATTTATATGGAGAAGAGTTAGATGAAAGGCTATCAAATATCGCAAGGTTAATCGCAAGATTCACGCAAATAAAAGACTATAAACTCTATGTGAATGATATTTTAAAGCAACCTGTCTTTAAAGCGGGAAGTATCTTGCGACAATTTAATAAGGTGATTTGTAATCCACCGCTTTACGCACACATGGGAGTAGAACAATTAAAAGGCGATGAAAGATTCAGTAAAATTGGCATACTTGCTAAAAATTACCCAGAATTAGTGTTTCTAACACACGCCCTAGCACATTTAAAGCAAAGGGGAGTTTTCATTGTCCGCAATCAAACCTTGCAAAAAAGCTTTTTAGAGGAAAAACTTCGCGATAAGCTTGTAAAAGAGCGTATGATAGAAGCTGTTATTGAATTACCTAAAAATATCTTCCCACACCAAGCCTGTGATTTTTCTGTGCTTGTTATCTCTCATAATAATAAAGAGATTCTGCATATTAATGCGAATAATCCACATTTTTACACCAAAGATGGCAAATATAATCGACTAAGACATATTGATGAAATTGCTAATCTATTTAAACAAAAAAAAGAGAGTGAATTTTCAAAAATCACAAATATAAAAGATGTAAAAACGCATGATTTAAGGGCTAGTTATTATCTTGCTTCTAAGATGATACATACAAATGAATTATTATTAGCTGATATGGGGGCAACAATTTTTCGTGGGCAAAGAGTGCATGGGGGTAGTAAAGATTCTGAAATTACATATTATGATGTAGGTATAGCGGATTTTTCTGTATGTGGATTTAGCACAAAGTTTAGTCATAAAAAGATGAGTGGGGATAAGCAAAAGATACAAAAATATCGATTAAAACCCTATGATATTTTACTCTCACTTCGCAGCATTGTCCCAAAAGTTACCATACTTGGAGAATGTATAAAAGATCACATTGCTGTGGCAAATGCGGGGATTTTGATTCTAAGATTAGCAGATAAAAATAAAGCTATTGGACTTTATTGCTATTTCTTTTCAAATGAGGGCTTTACACATTTAAAAAGGATTTATGAGCAAAGTGGGGAGGGCATGGTATATATTAATGAATTACTAGCGAGTTCTATACCGCCACGCTATCTTTTAGAAGGTAAAAAGAGAATGCAAGAGATAGAATCTCTAAAGCATGAGTTTGAATCGCTTGAGACAAAATTGCAAGATTTAAAACAAACATAA
- a CDS encoding radical SAM protein: MQIVFGPILSRRFGVSLGIDLSPYTKQCNFDCVYCELEAKKPMDAQTQIAPLEIILESIQHALRTHTDIDVLTFTANGEPTLYPHLEKLILQVKELLKEYPNIKTLILSNGSRFHAQKNALNHFDIVKFSLDSAVTKNFKRVDKPSKTLDLVTIKQDIKDFSKQYGGELVAEVLIVANMNDDMESNKENAAFLREVDIKRVDISTIDRPSSHRVYPVSNEKLYELSTLYEGLNVCVVTRKNDAINVTQQDLSETEILELLKRRPLTHVDCEILLTKESVNRLENMCAIGQIKIKNIAGVSFYCV, from the coding sequence ATGCAAATTGTCTTTGGACCTATTCTATCAAGACGCTTTGGTGTGAGTTTGGGTATAGATTTAAGTCCCTACACAAAGCAATGCAATTTTGACTGCGTATATTGTGAGCTTGAGGCAAAAAAGCCAATGGACGCACAAACTCAAATCGCACCGCTAGAGATTATCTTAGAATCTATTCAGCATGCTTTGAGAACACACACCGATATTGATGTGCTAACCTTTACTGCGAATGGAGAGCCAACTCTTTATCCACACCTAGAAAAACTCATATTACAAGTAAAAGAATTATTAAAAGAATATCCAAACATTAAAACCCTTATACTAAGCAATGGCTCTCGTTTCCACGCACAAAAAAATGCACTCAATCACTTTGATATTGTTAAATTTTCGCTTGATTCTGCGGTTACAAAGAATTTTAAACGCGTGGATAAGCCAAGTAAAACGCTTGATTTAGTTACAATTAAACAAGACATTAAAGACTTTTCTAAGCAATATGGCGGTGAGTTAGTCGCTGAAGTATTGATTGTAGCAAACATGAATGATGATATGGAATCTAATAAGGAGAATGCCGCATTTTTGCGTGAAGTGGATATTAAACGCGTGGATATTTCAACCATTGATCGACCAAGCTCCCATAGAGTATATCCTGTGAGTAATGAAAAGTTATATGAGTTAAGCACATTGTATGAAGGGCTAAATGTATGTGTTGTTACGCGTAAAAATGATGCGATAAATGTTACGCAACAAGACCTTAGCGAAACAGAGATTCTAGAACTATTAAAAAGGCGACCTTTAACGCATGTAGATTGTGAAATTTTACTCACAAAAGAGAGTGTAAATCGACTTGAAAATATGTGTGCGATAGGACAAATAAAGATAAAAAATATTGCTGGTGTGTCGTTTTATTGCGTGTAG
- a CDS encoding Mrp/NBP35 family ATP-binding protein, with product MKKMVEDALKQVIYPNFEKDIVTFGFVSKIEINNNVCYLKVNIPSSNEEVIKKVKEEILEKTKSLPLANIDIEIVTPNIQKAQTEQSPKNLAPSIKHFVMVSSGKGGVGKSTTSVNLAISLAKSGKKVGLLDADIYGPNVPRMFGLDGVEPKTSQDGKKLLPLEQYGVKMISIESIYGKGQSFIWRGPVVMRIITQLLQDVEWGELDIMVVDMPPGTGDAQLTLAQSVPVGAGINVTTPQMVAIDDGFRALDMFAKCNIPIFGIIENMSGFICPDCNKTYEIFGKGNSDMLAQEFHTEVVAKIPLEPSIVAASDSGKPISFFEPDSRTSKSYMECALRLIEFLESNRADNSAIQPR from the coding sequence ATGAAAAAAATGGTCGAAGACGCATTAAAACAAGTAATTTACCCAAACTTTGAGAAAGACATTGTAACCTTTGGCTTTGTAAGTAAGATAGAGATAAACAATAATGTATGCTATCTTAAGGTAAATATCCCATCAAGCAATGAAGAAGTCATTAAAAAAGTCAAAGAAGAGATTCTAGAAAAGACAAAATCCCTTCCACTAGCAAATATCGACATAGAGATTGTAACGCCAAATATACAAAAAGCACAAACAGAGCAATCCCCTAAGAATCTAGCCCCATCAATCAAGCATTTTGTAATGGTAAGCAGCGGTAAAGGCGGTGTTGGTAAATCAACAACAAGTGTGAATCTCGCCATTTCACTCGCAAAAAGCGGTAAAAAAGTAGGCTTACTTGATGCTGATATTTATGGACCAAATGTCCCGCGTATGTTTGGACTAGATGGCGTTGAGCCAAAGACTAGCCAAGATGGTAAGAAGCTTTTACCTTTAGAGCAGTATGGTGTCAAAATGATAAGTATAGAATCTATCTATGGTAAAGGGCAGAGCTTTATATGGAGAGGACCTGTGGTTATGCGTATCATTACGCAGTTGCTGCAAGATGTGGAGTGGGGAGAGCTTGACATTATGGTCGTTGATATGCCACCGGGAACGGGTGATGCACAGCTTACACTAGCTCAAAGTGTGCCTGTTGGTGCGGGTATAAATGTAACGACACCGCAAATGGTAGCCATTGATGATGGATTCCGTGCGCTTGATATGTTTGCAAAATGCAATATCCCAATTTTTGGAATCATTGAAAATATGAGTGGTTTTATATGCCCTGATTGTAATAAAACCTATGAGATTTTTGGAAAGGGTAATAGCGATATGTTAGCACAAGAGTTTCATACAGAAGTTGTAGCTAAGATTCCATTAGAGCCAAGCATTGTAGCAGCAAGTGATAGCGGTAAGCCTATTAGCTTCTTTGAGCCTGATAGCAGGACAAGCAAAAGCTATATGGAATGTGCCTTGCGTTTAATTGAATTTTTAGAATCAAATAGGGCAGATAATAGCGCCATTCAACCGCGTTAG
- the purS gene encoding phosphoribosylformylglycinamidine synthase subunit PurS, with amino-acid sequence MRYDIAIEVSTRDGVLNPESKAILQALQGHDFAVSKLTMNKRFYLTLEAKDKVEAQNLAKDMCEDFLANPIIQDYTIKVQEA; translated from the coding sequence ATGCGTTATGATATAGCCATAGAAGTTAGCACAAGAGATGGTGTTTTAAATCCAGAATCAAAAGCGATTTTACAAGCATTGCAAGGGCATGATTTCGCGGTATCAAAACTCACTATGAATAAAAGATTCTATCTCACTTTAGAGGCAAAAGATAAGGTTGAAGCACAGAATCTAGCAAAAGACATGTGTGAAGATTTTCTAGCAAATCCAATCATACAAGATTATACAATCAAAGTGCAAGAAGCATAA